The following proteins come from a genomic window of Hoplias malabaricus isolate fHopMal1 chromosome 15, fHopMal1.hap1, whole genome shotgun sequence:
- the LOC136668734 gene encoding odorant receptor 131-2-like: MDMTNVSRPLTLVEMQSIPVAFTEERILKMFLALFTPTLFIYINLLMLFTLRTKAVFRETSRYILFAHMLINDTIHLVLTLVLYALGGFYVVIMRAVCAFFVLLSVSTFIIAPLNLAVMSLERYTAICFPLRHGELATPERTRVAVVLVWVLGSFNVLTDVFLLFILAEPSFYLSPSVCTFEQLLVMPWQQVKSMALNTLFFTAVGAILLYTYVAILRQVRTAFIDRSSGQKALRTVLLHAFQLGLSLMSFFYSPMEFLMAKLPLPLYKKLHIINYFMILVLPRCLSSLIYGLRDETFRPLLKQYFLCWRGNKLSP, translated from the coding sequence ATGGACATGACAAACGTGTCTCGACCATTGACCTTAGTGGAGATGCAGTCCATCCCGGTGGCCTTCACAGAGGAGAGAATCCTCAAGATGTTCCTGGCACTGTTCACCCCCACTCTATTCATTTACATCAATCTGTTGATGCTGTTCACACTCAGAACCAAGGCCGTTTTCCGAGAGACATCCCGCTACATCCTGTTTGCCCACATGCTGATTAACGACACCATCCACCTAGTGTTGACTCTGGTGCTGTATGCACTTGGGGGATTCTACGTGGTGATTATGAGGGCAGTATGTGCCTTTTTCgtgcttctctcagtctcaaCATTCATTATTGCACCTCTCAACCTGGCTGTCATGTCTCTGGAGAGGTACACTGCTATCTGTTTCCCTCTGCGTCATGGCGAGCTGGCCACTCCTGAGCGCACTCGTGTggctgtggtgttggtgtgGGTCCTGGGCTCCTTCAATGTGCTGACTGATGTCTTTTTGCTCTTTATACTCGCAGAGCCGTCCTTCTACTTGTCCCCTTCTGTGTGCACCTTTGAGCAACTGCTGGTGATGCCATGGCAGCAGGTCAAAAGCATGGCCCTCAATACCCTCTTCTTTACAGCAGTTGGGGCCATACTGCTTTACACCTACGTGGCCATCCTCAGACAGGTGAGGACAGCCTTCATTGACCGCTCCTCAGGACAGAAAGCCCTTAGGACCGTCCTGCTGCATGCATTTCAGCTCGGTCTGTCTCTCATGTCCTTCTTTTACTCTCCAATGGAATTTCTAATGGCCAAACTTCCATTGCCTTTGTACAAAAAACTGCATATCATCAATTACTTTATGATTCTGGTCCTGCCTCGCTGCCTCAGTTCCCTCATCTATGGCCTAAGAGACGAGACATTCAGGCCTctgttaaaacaatattttctgTGCTGGAGAGGAAATAAGCTCAGCCCTTAG